The DNA window TCTCAAATCCGGATGTCCTTTAAATTTAATTCCATAGAAATCAAAAGTTTCTCTTTCCATCCAGTTGGCACCCGCAAATAAATCTACAAGAGAATCTACTTCGATATTTTCTCTGGACATAAAGATTTTCAGACGTAATCTTACATTGGTCATCATATTATGCAAATGATACACAACTCCTATTTCCTTTTCCGGAAATTCAGGATAATGAATTCCACAGATATCGGTAAGGAAATTAAATTCCAATGATGAATCTTTAAGATAGTGAATGATTTTCTTGATATCTTCTTTCTTTACTTCAATAGTCAGCATCCCGTAAGGTTCTGAGCTTGAAATAACAGATTCCGGAAATTCTCTCGTGATTGCTTCTAATACAAATTCGTTCGTCATTTCCGTTTAGTTGCTTATGTTGTAAGAATCTAATAACTTCTGGTATTCAGGCATATCTCTTCTTCTGATGCTTTCGCTTTCTGCAAGAGCCTGTACCTGCATTACTCCTTCAATGATCTGTTCAGGTCTTGGAGGACATCCCGGAACGTATACGTCTACCGGAATAATTTTATCAATTCCCTGAAGTACGGAATAGGTATCAAAAATACCACCGCTAGAAGCACAAGCTCCAACGGCTACCACCCATTTGGGTTCAGCCATCTGAGTGTATACTTCTTTTAGGACTGGTCCTAATTTCTTTGATATAGTTCCGCAAACCATCAGCATATCTGCTTGTCTTGGGGAGAAAGAGTTTCTTTCCATACCAAATCTTGAAGCATCATAAGTAGGGTTCAGGGTAGCCATAAACTCGATACCACAACAAGAGGTAGCAAATGGTAATGGCCAAAGTGAAAACTTTCTTGCCATCCCGATTACACTGCTCAGTTTTGTTGCGAAAAACCCTTCTCCTTCATAGCCTTCGGGAGCAGGTGCATCTGTTCTTATTACTGGTTTTTTATCTGACATTTTCTTTGATTTTTGATTTTGAATTATAAATGCTGGATTATTGATTCAAAACCCATCATTCAAAATTCATAATTTACTTTATTTATCCCAATCTAACGCACCACGTTTCCAAACATAGAAAAACGCCATGAAGAAGATGGCCACGAATGTAAGTACTGCCAGGAATCCTTCCATGCCGAATTCTCTGAAGTTTACCGCGTAGGGATAAAAAAATACGATTTCAATATCGAATAGTACAAACAATACCGCAGTCAGGAAGTACTTGATAGAAAACGGTGTTCTTGCATTTCCTTCACTAGGAACTCCACATTCCCAGCTTTGGTTTTTCACAGAGTTTCCTTTTTTCTGTTGTGGCCCCAGGAAATGTGCCCCAAGCAAAGAAACAGCTACAAATCCTACTGCTACACCAGCCTGGATAAGGATTGGAATATAACTTTCAGGTAAATTCATTTTTGCATTATTATCTCAATTTGCAAATTTAGCGAATAAACAAGAAAGCATGAAATTTATGAGCTTAAAAGTCGGATGAAAATTAGGAAAACCGATAATTTAGAATCAATAAAAATAACAGGTTATTTCTTCATTTTTTTAAGGAGAGTGTAGGCCATAAATGAAATATATCCAAAAAGGAGACTGGCGAAAACAATATTGATCAGCGTATTTGTTTTGTCATCCGGTGACTGAAAAAAGAAATTATACACGATAAATCCGGCGATTAAAACGGCAAAAATGATAAGCTGTGGCTTCATGAGGTGAAAGTGTTTGAGGGTGGGAGAGTTTTAGAGTGAAGGAGTAAAGTTGTACTTACTCATCATTCATCATTTATCATTTATCTCAAGTGAGTACGTTCTTCTTCTTTTATGATTTACAGGATTGTAATCCTGCCAAAGAACCTGTACACTTTTATTTTCTTCCAGTTCAGGATTGGTTTCTGCAAAATTAATTCCCATACTTGTAAACCGGACAAAAATTTCTTTAAAGATAATAGCCGTTACACCACGTCTCTGGTATTCAGGATGGATTCCGATCAGGTAAAAATTGGCTCGGTCGTTCTTTTTTGTAGCCTGTAAGAAATGCCACCATCCGAAGGGGAATAGTTTTCCTTTCGACTTCTGTAAAGCCTTAGAATAAGAGGGCATTGTAATAGCAAAAGATACCAGTTGCTGATTTTCATCTACCACACATATCACATAGTTTTTATCAATAAGAGGGAAGTATTTCTCTTTGTACGTTTTGATCTGTTCGTCGGAAATCGGGGTATAAGTAGAAAGATGTTTATAGGTCTCATCCAATAACTTAAACATGGGTTCTACATAAGGAAGTATTTCATCTTTAGATTTGAAATTAAGAACTTTAAGTTTGTATTTCTGAGCAATTAATCCACTGAATTTTTCTACTTTTTCAGGAAGTACTTTCGGGAAATTCATTTCATATTCTACCCATTCTTTTTCTTTGGTTAATCCAAGATTTTCAAGATGTTTAGGATAATAGGCATGATTATAAATTCCAATCATGGTTGCCAGTTTGTCGAACCCCATGGTCAGCATACCTGCCTTGTCAAGATTGGTGAACCCCATTGGGCCTTCAATCTTGTTAAGATTGTGTGCTTTGGCATAATCAATTGCTGTTTGGATTAAAGCTTTGGAAACTTCGGCGTCATCAATGAAATCTATCCAGCCAAACCGAACTTTTTTAATGTCTAATTCTTTTTCTTCTTTATGATTAATAATTACAGCAATTCTTCCAACTATCTTCTGGTCTCTTATAGCCAGAAACTGTTTGGATTCTGAATAATCTAAGGCCGGATTTTCTTTTGCATCCCAGATTTTCATTTCATCTTTAATAAAGGATGGAACGTAGTATGGATTATTTTTATATAAATCCATCGGAAATCTTACGAATTGCTTGAGCTGGTCAGCTGTTTTTACTTCAATAATTGAAATTCTAGACATGTTTTTTGAGGTAATTTAAGGACAAATATAAATAATAATATCGTATACTTTGGCACAGTTTTTATATCATTATGCTTAAAAATTGAACACAAAATCTATATAAAATGGTGGGTTATTATATCATTATTGGAATTTCAATGCTGGTCAGCTGGTGGGTTTCATCCAGGTTGAAATCTAAATTTGAATATTATTCCAATGTACATCTTCGAAATGGCCTTTCGGGGAAAGAAGTAGCGGAAAAGATGTTGAGAGATAACGGGATTAATGATGTTCAGGTAATATCGGTTCCTGGGCAGTTGACGGACCACTATAATCCGGCAGATAAAACAGTAAACCTTTCTGAAGGAGTCTATATGCAGAGAAATGCAGCCGCTGCAGCTGTAGCAGCACATGAGTGCGGACATGCCGTACAACATGCCGTAGGGTATGCTATGCTGAATTTACGTTCGAAACTGGTTCCTATTGTTAATATAAGTTCTAATCTGATGCAGTTTGTCCTTATCGCAGGTATTGCGATTATGGCAGCATCAAGAACAATCGAAAATCCAAATGGAAATACAACCGTTTTAGCGATTGGGGTAGCCATGTTTGCGATGACGACTCTTTTTGCATTTGTAACGTTACCGGTAGAATATGATGCGAGTAACAGAGCAATGAAATGGCTGAAAGATACTGGTACTGTAACCCAGGAAGAATTTGTCGGAGTACAGGATAGTTTAAAATGGGCTGCCAGAACTTATGTGGTCGCAGCTATCGGATCATTAGCACAGCTGTTGTATTGGGGTTCTTTACTTCTCGGAGGAAGAAGAGATTAATCTTTAAATTCAAATGAAACATATTGCATCTCGGATAATTTTTCCGAGATGTTTTCTTTTTGCACCAGTTTTAAAGAGGCTGTCAGGATACAATTTTCATTAGCATCAAAACTTAGGACCTTGGCATCAAATTTTGAAAGTAAAGTGAAAATGGTATTTTGTTGATTAAAATTGAATTGAATTTCAACTTCTGTTTCCAATTCTTTTGTAATGATATTGGCTTCTTCCAGAGTAACCTTTGCAGATTCTTTGTAAGCTTTCACCAAACCTGAAACACCGAGTTTTGTTCCTCCGTAATAACGAACAACAATAACCAGAATATTGGTAATTTCATGAGCCAGTAACTGATTGTAAATCGGTAACCCTGCACTTCCGGAAGGTTCACCGTCATCATTCGCCCGATAATTCTCCCCATTTAACCCTATTCTGAAAGCATAACAATGGTGAGTGGCCTTTGGATGTTCTTCTCTGATCTTTTCCAATGCAGCCCTTAACTCAGTTTCATGATGTACAGGAAAGGCAAATCCGATGAACTTGCTTCCCTTTTCCTTTATTAAAGTGTTTTCTATAGGTTTTTCTATGGTTTTGTATTCAAACGTCATTCTGGTTCCGGCTTTGTCATGCAAAAGTATTAAATGCTTTATTAATTTTTAGCATATAAATAAAGAAGCCATCAAATTTTGATGGCTTCCATGAATATTTATTTTTTTAGGATTTTTTGTGTGAACCATTTTCCATTGGTTTCAAATTTGATAAAATAAGTTCCAGACTCCAAGTGTGAGATATTAATTCCGTTGTTCTCTTTTATAAATGTCATTATTTTTCCCTGTACATCATAAACCTGAACTTTGTCTAAAGTGATTGGTGTTTTAAAGAAAACCGAAGCTGTTGTAGGATTAGGATATATCTGATTATTTGGACTATCTTTTGCTTTTTCATTTTCATTGGTTCCAAGAGTTTGATCAGGGAATTCCACGATGAAAATATCTGAAGTTGTTCCAACAGCAATAATTTTATTTTTAAAAAATTTTATGTCATTAATTGTTACCAGATTAAAATTAAAATAGTTAGTACTCGGAACAACAAGTTGCGATGTTAGGCCTCCGTCTGCTGTTCTGTATATGTCCCAACCGGAATCCATGCGATAGCCTATAAGGTCACTAATATAATGGTATTGATCATCATCTGTATTTTCAGTCCAGGTAGAACCGGCATTACTACTAATATAATGCATGTCATTATCTGTGCCTATCTGTATCTTGTTTATATTAATAATATTGATATAAGTTATTGATGTTGGTACATTGTAAATGTTATTCCATGTTATTCCTCCGTCTGTTGTTTTATAAAGCTTTTGGTATGTTCCGGCATAGCCAATCATATCATTATAAAATTGGATTGTTTCAACCTTATCAGTTAGTGTAAAATAAGAGGTATTAGATGTTGTAAATAAGTGTATTCCATTGTTGGGTGAAACATAGGGGGATGCAGTTCCTAATAAGACATCACCATTACTTTTAAGCCAGTAAGGAGATACAAATGTGGGATGATTGATTATGTTTGAATTATCCCACGTCTTACCAAAATCTGATGTGAAAGAATGGTTTCCATTACCAATAAGGACTCCTTTGCCGTTTTCTCTTATATGTGCACCTTTGAAAGCATCCAGAGTGAAGGTTGCTTTTTTGTTGGTCCAGTTGTATCCTCCATTTTCAGTATAATATACTACACTATAGCCAGTTTGATTTCCTACGATAACTCCTTTGTCATCATTACCGAAAGATATGTTTTTCAAGTTAGATTGATATATCCCCGGCACCTGGATAGTCCAGTTTGTACCATTGGTCGATTTATAAATATTAGCATCACCGCCTACCAAAATATTGCCATTTACAAATCCTATAGAATAGAGACTGTTATAAGGGAAGGCGTCAATCAGTCTTTGCTGTGTCCAGGTCTGTCCCATATCTGAAGATTTTAATAACCTGTTATCGCTGCCTACAGCATATAATTTTCCAGTATTGTATTTAATATCATACAAGCGGGATTGGGTATTGGTGCTTAAAGCTATCCAGGTGTTTCCCTGGTCTGTTGTTTTGAAAATTCCTCCGCTATTTCCTGTAACATACCCTTCATTATCATTAATGAAAAGGATTTTGTCAATTCCGGTTGTATTTAGAGGAGTTGGGATCCAGGTTGCTCCCTGGTTGGTCGTCTTGTATAATGTGCCATTTTCTCCAGCTACAAATCCTATGTTCGGATTGATAAAGAAAACATCATTTAAGGTTGTATTGATAGAAAGAGATACGGAGGTGAAGCTGACTCCTCCATTGGTTGTTTTATAAATTACACCTGTATTACCACAGACGAAACCAACAGATTCATTAACAAAATACATGTTTTTCAAGAAATCACTACTTACAGGGTATGGTGTGGAAGTAGCAAAAGCATCTGTAGTTTTGAAAATCTGATAATCTTTTAAAACGAAACCTACATTATCGTTAAGCATTTGAATGTCTAAGCATCCAGATCTGAAAAGTTTTCGCCACGTAATTCCGCTATCTCTGGATGAAGAGGCAGCCTTGTCTTTGTCTACGATGTATACAGTTTGATTTGGGGTAACTTCTAAATTTTTGATTATAGAATACCCCTTTACAGGAGTTAAATATTTCCATTCCTGCGATTGAAGAATAGAAATTATGCTCAAAAAAAGAACACTAAAGAGCTTGTTCATATAAGGTTATTATTTTTAGCAAATATATAAATTCAGGATGAATGAATGTTTTGTGGAAATATATAGAGGTAAAAAACAGATCTATATCATTTTTTAAATGCATTCTTATAGAAAAATATTTTCGGATATAATGTTTTATGTGTTTGTTTTACAGTGTTTTGGTTGGTTGTGTGTCGTGTATTCATTTTTGTAAAGAAAGAGTAATCGATTTCTGTTTTGCATCAGATATTTGACTACATTAAACCTGTTTTTAACAGAAAAAAGCAGAAAAGAAATCTCTGCCGGCTATATCTATGATTTCTATGAAAAGAAATTTATTTGGTCTCTTACTCAGTATGTTTACGCTTCTTTTTTCAAAGGCGCAGATTCAGCTGTATGTTTCTACAAATGGTAATGACAATAGTCAAGGGAGTATCACCCAACCTTTCAGAACTCCTGAGCGGGCTATACAGGAAATTGAAAAAGCTGCTGGAAAGGCTGTGACCATCTATTTCAGAGAAGGAACTTATTATCTCCAAAAACCAATTATACTGGATCACAAGATTGTAAAAACAAAATCTCTTCTTATTAGTTCTTACGCGGATGAACGTGCTTATATAAGTGCAGGCGAACTATTAACAACAGATTGGAAACCTTATAAAAATGGAATATATGTGACACCGGTTCCTCAAAATGCTGGCTTTGAAAGATTTTTTGTAAATGGAAAGCTACAGATACTGGCTCGTTATCCTGATTATGATGCTACAGCCCGTGTTTTCAATGGAACTTCAGCAGACGCTATAAATCCTGAGCGGATCAGACGATGGAAGAATCCAACAGGTGGCTATGTTCATGGCCTGCATTCAGGAGAGTGGGGAGGTCTTCATTATAGAATTGTAGGGTTTGATGAAAAAGGAGAATTAAAATTAGAAGGTGGGTGGCAAAATAATCGTCCATCTCCATTGCATAAACAATTCCGCTTTGTTGAAAATATATTTGAAGAGTTGAATGCTCCCGGAGAATGGTTTCTGGATAAGGAAAAGAAATTGCTCTACTACTATCCGTTCAAGGATTCAGATTTATTAGGATCTAAAATAGAAGTTTCCCGTTTTAAAAATAGTATTGAAATCAAAGGCGGTGAAGGAAACCCACTATCAAACATAGAAATTAGAAATCTGAGCTTCCTGCATAATGAACGGAGCTTTATGCAAACAAAGGAACCTCTTCTCAGGAGCGATTGGACTATCTACAGAGGAGGAAGTCTTTTTCTGAATAATACTCAGAATATCCGGATAACAGGTTGTCAGTTTATAGATGTGGGAGGTAATGCCATTATGTTAAGCGGATATAATAAAGGAAATCTGATACGGGGCAATTATATCATTGGAGCAGGTGCCAGTGGGATCTCTTTTGTTGGTGAAACTGATGCCGTTCGTTCTCCTTCTTTCAGATATGAAGATAGTGTTCCCTATGAGCAATTGGATAAAATCCCCGGTCCTAAATCTGATCATTATCCCCAGCAATGTATCGCAGAAAATAATCTGATTCATGATATTGGCCGGATTGAAAAACAATCTGCAGGGATACAGATTGATATTGCCTCGCAGATTGCAGTTAGATACAATAGTATATACAATACGCCCAGAGCTGGGATTAATATTGGTGACGGCGCTTTTGGCGGACATATCTTAGAATTCAATGATGTTTTCAATACTGTTCTGGAGACCGGAGATCACGGTGCTTTCAACTCGTGGGGAAGAGATCGTTACTGGAGTCCTTCCAGAAAATATATGGATAGTATTACGAGCAAACATCCGGAATTGATTTTACTCGATGCATGGCAGACTACTGTTATCCGGAATAACAGATTTCGTTGTGATCATGGTTGGGATATCGATCTTGACGATGGTTCTTCCAATTATTCTATTTATAATAATGTACTTCTCAATGGGGGACTTAAGCTTCGTGAAGGCTTTAAACGAAGAGTAGAAAATAATATTATGGTTAATAACAGTTTTCATCCGCATGTTTGGTTTAAAAATAGTGAAGACAGCTTTCTTCATAATATTGTAATGACCCCCTATGCTCCCATTCAGATTGATGATTGGGGGAATAATATTGACTATAATCTTTTACCTGATAAAGAATCTTTACAGGCTGCACAAAAGAGAGGCACTGATTTACACAGTGTTTTTGGCAGTGTTGATTTTATTAATCCTCAGAGTGGAGATTATAAGGTGAATAATAATTCTCAGGCTTTAGCTATCGGCTTTAAAAATTTTGCAATGGATAAGTTTGGTGTTCAGATTCCTGAATTAAAAAAAATGGCTACTCAACCGGAGTTTCCTGCATTAATTGAAAATTCAAGTGATGATCAAAAAATAACAACAGGTAATTTCCTGAATGCAACATTGAAATCAATTGATGGTTTAGGAGAAAGATCTGCTTACGGTTTACCTGATGAGAATGGAGTTGTAATCCTTAAATTGGAAGAAAATAGTCTGTTAAAAAAAGCCGGATTATTGGAAAAGGATGTTATCAGAACGATGGATAATACGCCTGTCAAAAAACTTAGCGATCTTATGAATATTTACCAGGTTTCAAAGTGGAAAGGAAAATTGAAAGTAGAGGTGATTCGGAATCAGCATCCATTGGAAGTGGATCTGCTTTTACAGTAAAAATCTGCCTCAATGGTGTGAGACAGATTTTTATATTGTCATTTAAAAATGAAATTATTAAAGCTTAAAAAAAGAAACCAAATTATCTCTGAATTGTTCTGTTTTATAAGCTGTATGATTAAATTCCGGAGCTTTTGTTCCATTTTTTAATTCCAATCCTTCGTTTTTAATAACAATTGCTTCATCCCAAAGATCAGCATCAATAAATTGCTGCAACGTAAAGCGACCTCCCTCAATAATAACAGATTGAATCTGTTCTTTGTACAGAGCATTCATCAAATAAGGCAAGAAGTTTTCTTTTCCGATTTTTATGAATTGAACATGGTCTCGAGTTTCTTCTTTGATAGAATTAAAGATCAATGTTTTTGCCTCCTTGTTATAAATTGCAGAAGTTTCAGGAATCTTTAGATCGAAATCAATTAAAATTCTGACAGGATTTATCCCTTCAGTATTTCTTACGGTCAAACTTGGGTTGTCATTCAACGCAGTTTGAGTTCCTACTAAAATAGCATGCTCATCGGCTCTTAACTGATGAACAAACTGATTCACTAAAGTGTTTGAAATAGCTGTAGGTTTAGAGTCTTTATCTAAAAATCCATCAGCGGATTCTGCCCATTTCAAAATGATATACGGCCTTTTCTTTTCATGATAGGTGAAAAAACGCTTATTCAATTCTATACATTCTTTTTCCAGAATCCCGGAAATAACCTCAATTCCTGCATCGTGAATGATTTTCTTGCCTTTTCCATTCACTTTATCATGAGAGTCCATGGCACCTATCACTACTTTTTTGAATCCTAGCTCTTTAATTTTTAAAGCGCAAGGTGGTGTTTTTCCATAGTGAGCACAAGGTTCCAACGAAACATAAATAGTAGATTCGGGGATCAGTTCTTTGTTTTCCACAGAATTTATTGCATTAATTTCTGCGTGATTTTCTCCTGCTTTATGATGATAGCCTTCTCCGATGATTTTTCCGTTATGGACAATTACACTGCCTACAAGCGGGTTAGGATAGGTTTTTCCTAACGCTTTCTGAGCGAGCTCAATGCATCTTTGAATATAAAGTTCGTCGTTGTTCATATCTTTAAAAAGAAAAAGCGAAGACAAATTGCTTTGCTCCGCCTTTATTTGTTGTATTAAGAATTAATCTCCGGTAATAATATTGTGGAGATTCTGTTTTAATGTTTCCAGATGAGCTTTTTTCTCATCGATTGTATTGTAAGTATCCTTTAATAAAGGATTTTCTCTTGACGGTTTGGTAAAGAAGGCAAGGTTGTTTTCCAACTTTACAATTTCTCCTTCAAGATCTGAGATTTGATTTTTGATCTTTCTTGCCTTATCGGTAAGCTGGTTTTCAGATAAACCTTCTTCTTTTAATTCAAGTTCGTTGATCTTATTGATCTTTAATTTCTCTCTTAAAGTCTTGTTGAATTCAGTGTTGATCGAAATTTTATCTCTTGGAACTTTTCCTATGTTATTCCATGACGTTTTGATCTGTTCAATTTTTTCGATGCTTCCTTCGTCATTACTTACCGTTTTCAATTCATCAAGAAGCGCTTTTTTATTTTTGTAATTCTCCTTCCAGTTATCTGTAGAAGTATTGCTTTTCTCTCTGTAATTGTTGAAGAATGCATTACAGGCATCACGGAATTCATCCCAGATTTTATTAGTCATGCTCTTTGGAACGTGGCCGATTTTCTTCCAGTCTTCCTGAAGTTTTTTGAATAACGGAACAGCAATATCCCATTCTTCATTGTTCATATTGTCCTGTGCAGTCTGGATCAATTTTAATTTTTCTTCCAGGTTAGCCTGCTGAGAACCTTTTAATGATTTGTAATAATTATTCTTGGTAGTATTGAAACCTCGAAGTGTTGTTTTGAAATCATTCCAGTTTTGGTTGGATAATTTTCTTGGAACACTTCCTGTCTTTAAGAAATCAGAACGCAGATCTTCCACTCTTTTGATGGAGTTTTGCCAGTAATTGTGATTAGGAGTTTCAGAAGGTTCTGAAAGCTTTTTAATTTCAGCAATAATCTGATTTTTCTTCTCAAGATTGGTATTTTGCTCCTGTTCGATCACTGCAGATAATTCAGATTTTCTTTCGTGAATTTTGTTGGAGATTTCTTTGAACTCTTCCCATGTCTTTTCACGGAACTCTTCTGCTACAGGCTCAGCTTCTTCTTTCCAAAGCTTATGAAGATATTGCAACTCATTCAAAGCCTTTTGAATTACCGGTTCATTTTCCAGTTCTTGCGCACGGGCAATAATGTGTTGTCTTTTTTCTAAGTTGTGGCTGTATTCCTGTTCCAAAAATTCTTTGTTCAGATCCAGCATTTGATAAAATTGATTCAAATGGTGGAAATAGTTGTTATTAAGAATTTTGAATTCAGATTTGGCAACCTGTCCGGCTTTTGACCAGTCTTCTTTGATCTCACGGATTGATCTGAAAAGATTAACCCCCGGCTCAGAATTGGTATAAAGATTTTTAAGTCTTTCAATAATACTTTGACGGTGGTCAAGGTTTTTCTTCTGCTCTTCTTCCTGACCTTTCTGGAAGTCATCATGTTTTTCTCTGAAGATATTGACTAAAGCAGAAAATTTAGTTTGAGACGGATGCTCATAACTGAAATTTTCAGGAGCATTTCCTGCCTCTACATATTCATGTTTTTTGTCTTCCACTTCATCATGAATAAAATGACTTGCTTTTTCCTTCAGCACATTGAATTTCTTGAAATTCTCACCGGCGTTGGGAGTGTTAATGATTTTTTCCATTTCCTTTAAAGCATCTGCTAAAGAAATTTCAACATCATCATGCTCTTCAAGGTGTTCTGCATCATCATCATGGTGAGTTGCATCAGGAGAATTTGTATTTTCTGATGTCTCTTGAGGTACTTCGTTAGAATTTTTTTCTTCGTTTTCAGAAAGATTGTTTTCTGTAATCATAGCAAATCTTTTATGTGAGTGGCGTTAATATCCTTCAAATATAGCCGTAAAGCCAATTAAAGCACTAATTTATGTTATTTTTTTTGAAAATTCCAAATTTCCCAGGCTTTTTCTGCTTGCTGTTCAAGCATATAATAACCGTTCACTGTTTTTGCTCCTTTTTCAGAGGCTTTAAGGATAAACTGAGTGTAATTTGGATTGTATATAAGATCTATAACCAGGTGTTCTGAAGTAAGTGCATCAAACGGGAAATCCAGGCAATCTTCAGTGTTTGGAAACGTTCCTACGGGAGTACACTGAATAATGATTTTATGTTCCTGAACCGTTTCCTTATCCAGATTTTCAAAGTTAATTTCTGTACTTCTGGAAATGGTTTTTGAAGGGATATTAAGTTTATCTAAAACATATTTTACCGCTTTTGCAGCACCTCCGTTTCCTAAAATCAATGCTTTGTCCTGAGTTGGTTTTTTATGTAAAAGAAGCGTCTTTTCAAAGCCAAAAGCATCCGTATTATATCCTGTTTTTTTTCCATTTTGAATAAGAACACAGTTCACGGCACCAATTTTTTCAGCTTCGTCACTCAGTTCATCAAGATAGTTAATGATTTTTTCTTTAAAAGGAATGGTTACATTGAATCCTAAAAGCTCAGGTGATGAAAAAAGATTTTCCACTTCATCAATTTCATTAAGGTCAAAGATATCGTAAGAGAAATCCTTAAGCATAAGCTTTTGGAACTTGTTTTCGAAGAATTTTTTAGAAAAAGAATAAGAAATATTTCGTCCTATCAGTCCTAATTTTTTATTAGAATCCATAGATCAAAAATAAAAAAAAGACCGGACAAATCCGGTCTTTTAAAGTGAAATATTTTTTAAGACTTAGTCTACGATGAACTTCGTAGAGAAATTGTCAGTTTTCAAGATATAAACTCCTTTTGTCAAGCCTTTAAGATTGATTTTATTGGAAGCTTTGAAAGGATTTGCAATCGTTTCAATTAATTTTCCTGAAAGATCATAAATGTCGGCCTTTGAAATCTTGCTAAGGTTTTCTCCTTTTACAAATAATTCATTGTTTTTAATCGGGTTAGGGTAGATGGTAAACTCTGATTTATTTTTCTGAGCGTCAAC is part of the Chryseobacterium lactis genome and encodes:
- a CDS encoding DUF349 domain-containing protein, encoding MITENNLSENEEKNSNEVPQETSENTNSPDATHHDDDAEHLEEHDDVEISLADALKEMEKIINTPNAGENFKKFNVLKEKASHFIHDEVEDKKHEYVEAGNAPENFSYEHPSQTKFSALVNIFREKHDDFQKGQEEEQKKNLDHRQSIIERLKNLYTNSEPGVNLFRSIREIKEDWSKAGQVAKSEFKILNNNYFHHLNQFYQMLDLNKEFLEQEYSHNLEKRQHIIARAQELENEPVIQKALNELQYLHKLWKEEAEPVAEEFREKTWEEFKEISNKIHERKSELSAVIEQEQNTNLEKKNQIIAEIKKLSEPSETPNHNYWQNSIKRVEDLRSDFLKTGSVPRKLSNQNWNDFKTTLRGFNTTKNNYYKSLKGSQQANLEEKLKLIQTAQDNMNNEEWDIAVPLFKKLQEDWKKIGHVPKSMTNKIWDEFRDACNAFFNNYREKSNTSTDNWKENYKNKKALLDELKTVSNDEGSIEKIEQIKTSWNNIGKVPRDKISINTEFNKTLREKLKINKINELELKEEGLSENQLTDKARKIKNQISDLEGEIVKLENNLAFFTKPSRENPLLKDTYNTIDEKKAHLETLKQNLHNIITGD
- a CDS encoding PDZ domain-containing protein, producing MKRNLFGLLLSMFTLLFSKAQIQLYVSTNGNDNSQGSITQPFRTPERAIQEIEKAAGKAVTIYFREGTYYLQKPIILDHKIVKTKSLLISSYADERAYISAGELLTTDWKPYKNGIYVTPVPQNAGFERFFVNGKLQILARYPDYDATARVFNGTSADAINPERIRRWKNPTGGYVHGLHSGEWGGLHYRIVGFDEKGELKLEGGWQNNRPSPLHKQFRFVENIFEELNAPGEWFLDKEKKLLYYYPFKDSDLLGSKIEVSRFKNSIEIKGGEGNPLSNIEIRNLSFLHNERSFMQTKEPLLRSDWTIYRGGSLFLNNTQNIRITGCQFIDVGGNAIMLSGYNKGNLIRGNYIIGAGASGISFVGETDAVRSPSFRYEDSVPYEQLDKIPGPKSDHYPQQCIAENNLIHDIGRIEKQSAGIQIDIASQIAVRYNSIYNTPRAGINIGDGAFGGHILEFNDVFNTVLETGDHGAFNSWGRDRYWSPSRKYMDSITSKHPELILLDAWQTTVIRNNRFRCDHGWDIDLDDGSSNYSIYNNVLLNGGLKLREGFKRRVENNIMVNNSFHPHVWFKNSEDSFLHNIVMTPYAPIQIDDWGNNIDYNLLPDKESLQAAQKRGTDLHSVFGSVDFINPQSGDYKVNNNSQALAIGFKNFAMDKFGVQIPELKKMATQPEFPALIENSSDDQKITTGNFLNATLKSIDGLGERSAYGLPDENGVVILKLEENSLLKKAGLLEKDVIRTMDNTPVKKLSDLMNIYQVSKWKGKLKVEVIRNQHPLEVDLLLQ
- a CDS encoding shikimate dehydrogenase family protein, whose product is MDSNKKLGLIGRNISYSFSKKFFENKFQKLMLKDFSYDIFDLNEIDEVENLFSSPELLGFNVTIPFKEKIINYLDELSDEAEKIGAVNCVLIQNGKKTGYNTDAFGFEKTLLLHKKPTQDKALILGNGGAAKAVKYVLDKLNIPSKTISRSTEINFENLDKETVQEHKIIIQCTPVGTFPNTEDCLDFPFDALTSEHLVIDLIYNPNYTQFILKASEKGAKTVNGYYMLEQQAEKAWEIWNFQKK
- the ribD gene encoding bifunctional diaminohydroxyphosphoribosylaminopyrimidine deaminase/5-amino-6-(5-phosphoribosylamino)uracil reductase RibD, which translates into the protein MNNDELYIQRCIELAQKALGKTYPNPLVGSVIVHNGKIIGEGYHHKAGENHAEINAINSVENKELIPESTIYVSLEPCAHYGKTPPCALKIKELGFKKVVIGAMDSHDKVNGKGKKIIHDAGIEVISGILEKECIELNKRFFTYHEKKRPYIILKWAESADGFLDKDSKPTAISNTLVNQFVHQLRADEHAILVGTQTALNDNPSLTVRNTEGINPVRILIDFDLKIPETSAIYNKEAKTLIFNSIKEETRDHVQFIKIGKENFLPYLMNALYKEQIQSVIIEGGRFTLQQFIDADLWDEAIVIKNEGLELKNGTKAPEFNHTAYKTEQFRDNLVSFFKL